From the Hevea brasiliensis isolate MT/VB/25A 57/8 chromosome 15, ASM3005281v1, whole genome shotgun sequence genome, one window contains:
- the LOC110667899 gene encoding polygalacturonase At1g48100 isoform X1: MIKMGGFNLENLSLITILIIILFAWSARIEPCHARQGKYWRQSKTAPAASVSMQSHHHGRSLSKFTDSYYILPDKTMATQKGQSSASTFNVLDYGAKGDGHTDDTKAFEAVWAAACKVEASTIVVPSGSIFLVQPISFSGPNCAENIIFQLDGKIIAPTSAGAWGSGLLQWIEFTKLKGITIRGKGVIDGQGSVWWNDLPTYSPDSEQVSSELSAKMPSTKPTALRFYGSTDVTVTGITIQNSPQTHLKFDDCTSVQVSGFTAASPENSPHTDGIHLQNSRDVLIYSSDLACGDDCVSIQTGCSNVYIHNVNCGPGHGISIGGLGKDNTKACVSNVTIRNVAMQNTLTGVRIKTWQGGSGSVQGVTFSNIQVSGVETPIMIDQFYCDGSKCSNESSAVAVSDINYVNIRGTYRRNPLHFACSDNLPCTGLSLDTIELNSVGEDAQPFCWNTYGDLRGTLVPPIHCLQSGKSRKPVVYC, translated from the exons ATGATCAAAATGGGTGGCTTCAATCTTGAGAACCTTTCACTAATCACCATCCTCATCATTATCTTATTTGCTTGGTCTGCAAGAATTGAACCTTGCCATGCAAGACAAGGCAAATACTGGAGGCAAAGCAAAACTGCCCCAGCAGCCTCTGTGTCTATGCAGAGTCATCACCATGGCCGCAGCTTGTCAAAGTTCACGGATTCTTATTACATTTTGCCGGATAAAACTATGGCAACTCAGAAAGGACAGAGCTCTGCTTCCACCTTTAATGTCCTTGACTATGGTGCTAAAGGCGATGGGCATACTGATGACACAAAG GCATTTGAGGCAGTATGGGCAGCTGCTTGCAAAGTAGAAGCATCAACAATAGTGGTTCCTTCTGGGTCTATTTTCCTTGTCCAGCCAATAtctttttcaggtcctaattgtgcAGAAAACATTATATTTCAG TTAGATGGCAAGATCATAGCTCCCACAAGTGCTGGAGCTTGGGGATCAGGGCTTTTGCAATGGATTGAGTTCACAAAACTGAAAGGGATCACAATCAGAGGTAAAGGTGTCATTGATGGACAAGGTTCAGTCTGGTGGAATGACCTACCAACATACAGTCCAGATTCAGAG CAGGTAAGCAGTGAGCTCAGTGCAAAAATGCCTAGCACCAAGCCAACA GCTCTAAGATTCTATGGTAGTACTGATGTGACCGTCACCGGGATAACAATTCAAAACAGCCCTCAAACCCATCTTAAATTCGATGATTGCACATCTGTTCAGGTTTCAGGTTTCACTGCTGCATCACCTGAGAACAGTCCACATACAGATGGAATTCACCTACAGAATTCCCGAGATGTGCTCATTTACAGCTCTGATCTTGCTTGTG GGGATGACTGTGTATCTATTCAAACTGGATGCTCAAATGTTTACATACACAATGTAAATTGTGGACCTGGACATGGCATTAGCATTGGAGGGCTTGGAAAGGACAACACCAAAGCCTGTGTTTCAAACGTCACCATCCGGAATGTTGCAATGCAAAACACATTAACCGGTGTTAGGATAAAGACATGGCAG GGAGGCTCAGGCTCAGTACAAGGAGTCACATTCTCAAACATTCAAGTTTCTGGAGTTGAAACTCCAATCATGATTGACCAATTCTACTGTGACGGAAGCAAATGCTCAAACGAATCTTCAGCTGTCGCTGTGTCAGACATAAACTATGTTAACATAAGAGGCACATACAGAAGAAACCCTCTACACTTTGCATGCAGTGACAACTTGCCATGCACCGGTCTCTCACTAGATACTATAGAGCTGAATTCAGTTGGAGAAGATGCCCAACCTTTCTGTTGGAACACATACGGAGATCTGAGAGGAACACTTGTTCCTCCAATTCATTGCTTGCAATCAGGCAAATCAAGGAAACCTGTAGTTTATTGCTGA
- the LOC110667899 gene encoding polygalacturonase At1g48100 isoform X2 yields the protein MIKMGGFNLENLSLITILIIILFAWSARIEPCHARQGKYWRQSKTAPAASVSMQSHHHGRSLSKFTDSYYILPDKTMATQKGQSSASTFNVLDYGAKGDGHTDDTKAFEAVWAAACKVEASTIVVPSGSIFLVQPISFSGPNCAENIIFQLDGKIIAPTSAGAWGSGLLQWIEFTKLKGITIRGKGVIDGQGSVWWNDLPTYSPDSEVSSELSAKMPSTKPTALRFYGSTDVTVTGITIQNSPQTHLKFDDCTSVQVSGFTAASPENSPHTDGIHLQNSRDVLIYSSDLACGDDCVSIQTGCSNVYIHNVNCGPGHGISIGGLGKDNTKACVSNVTIRNVAMQNTLTGVRIKTWQGGSGSVQGVTFSNIQVSGVETPIMIDQFYCDGSKCSNESSAVAVSDINYVNIRGTYRRNPLHFACSDNLPCTGLSLDTIELNSVGEDAQPFCWNTYGDLRGTLVPPIHCLQSGKSRKPVVYC from the exons ATGATCAAAATGGGTGGCTTCAATCTTGAGAACCTTTCACTAATCACCATCCTCATCATTATCTTATTTGCTTGGTCTGCAAGAATTGAACCTTGCCATGCAAGACAAGGCAAATACTGGAGGCAAAGCAAAACTGCCCCAGCAGCCTCTGTGTCTATGCAGAGTCATCACCATGGCCGCAGCTTGTCAAAGTTCACGGATTCTTATTACATTTTGCCGGATAAAACTATGGCAACTCAGAAAGGACAGAGCTCTGCTTCCACCTTTAATGTCCTTGACTATGGTGCTAAAGGCGATGGGCATACTGATGACACAAAG GCATTTGAGGCAGTATGGGCAGCTGCTTGCAAAGTAGAAGCATCAACAATAGTGGTTCCTTCTGGGTCTATTTTCCTTGTCCAGCCAATAtctttttcaggtcctaattgtgcAGAAAACATTATATTTCAG TTAGATGGCAAGATCATAGCTCCCACAAGTGCTGGAGCTTGGGGATCAGGGCTTTTGCAATGGATTGAGTTCACAAAACTGAAAGGGATCACAATCAGAGGTAAAGGTGTCATTGATGGACAAGGTTCAGTCTGGTGGAATGACCTACCAACATACAGTCCAGATTCAGAG GTAAGCAGTGAGCTCAGTGCAAAAATGCCTAGCACCAAGCCAACA GCTCTAAGATTCTATGGTAGTACTGATGTGACCGTCACCGGGATAACAATTCAAAACAGCCCTCAAACCCATCTTAAATTCGATGATTGCACATCTGTTCAGGTTTCAGGTTTCACTGCTGCATCACCTGAGAACAGTCCACATACAGATGGAATTCACCTACAGAATTCCCGAGATGTGCTCATTTACAGCTCTGATCTTGCTTGTG GGGATGACTGTGTATCTATTCAAACTGGATGCTCAAATGTTTACATACACAATGTAAATTGTGGACCTGGACATGGCATTAGCATTGGAGGGCTTGGAAAGGACAACACCAAAGCCTGTGTTTCAAACGTCACCATCCGGAATGTTGCAATGCAAAACACATTAACCGGTGTTAGGATAAAGACATGGCAG GGAGGCTCAGGCTCAGTACAAGGAGTCACATTCTCAAACATTCAAGTTTCTGGAGTTGAAACTCCAATCATGATTGACCAATTCTACTGTGACGGAAGCAAATGCTCAAACGAATCTTCAGCTGTCGCTGTGTCAGACATAAACTATGTTAACATAAGAGGCACATACAGAAGAAACCCTCTACACTTTGCATGCAGTGACAACTTGCCATGCACCGGTCTCTCACTAGATACTATAGAGCTGAATTCAGTTGGAGAAGATGCCCAACCTTTCTGTTGGAACACATACGGAGATCTGAGAGGAACACTTGTTCCTCCAATTCATTGCTTGCAATCAGGCAAATCAAGGAAACCTGTAGTTTATTGCTGA